A region from the Candidatus Atribacteria bacterium genome encodes:
- a CDS encoding NAD-dependent epimerase/dehydratase family protein — protein sequence MPLKKRKKPMMERKKTTVLVTGGAGFIGSHIVDLLLKNNYDVVIIDDLSSGREVNIHKNARFYKLNITDQKGLVGVFKKEKPDYICHEAAQISVSFSVRDPLFDAQTNILGSLNLLQCCVNYKVKGVIFASSGGTVYGEPDRFPISEDFPFKPQSPYGISKVAIEYYLDFYKKNYHLPYVALRYGNVYGPRQDPYGEAGVIAIFIEKMLKGEVPTINGDGEYIRDYIYVEDVAYANLLVLKNMVKLPEALRGKEKGIEREQEVEVETKYKTNLKSKHEAKFKFNGFNLGSQRGTSVNDIFYLLKEMIKFPYPADYGPPREGDLRKNILDCHLIKDVLRWKPQFDLSSGLEKTVCWFKENIR from the coding sequence ATGCCGCTAAAAAAGAGGAAAAAACCAATGATGGAAAGAAAAAAGACCACCGTTTTAGTGACCGGCGGAGCAGGTTTTATCGGTTCGCATATTGTAGATTTGCTTCTCAAAAATAATTATGATGTGGTCATAATTGACGACTTATCTTCCGGTCGTGAGGTGAATATCCATAAAAATGCCCGATTTTATAAATTAAATATTACCGATCAAAAAGGATTAGTGGGTGTGTTTAAGAAAGAAAAACCAGATTATATATGCCATGAAGCCGCCCAGATCAGTGTTTCTTTTTCGGTAAGAGACCCTCTATTTGATGCTCAAACTAATATTCTTGGTTCCCTGAATTTGTTGCAATGCTGCGTGAATTATAAGGTCAAAGGGGTGATTTTTGCCTCCAGCGGGGGTACTGTTTATGGAGAACCAGACCGTTTCCCCATCAGTGAGGATTTTCCTTTCAAACCTCAATCACCCTATGGAATTAGTAAGGTTGCTATCGAGTATTATCTTGATTTTTATAAGAAAAATTACCATCTCCCCTATGTAGCATTAAGATATGGAAATGTCTATGGGCCTCGACAGGATCCTTATGGTGAAGCTGGCGTTATTGCAATATTTATAGAAAAGATGCTCAAAGGTGAAGTCCCTACTATAAATGGTGACGGAGAATATATCAGAGATTATATTTATGTAGAAGATGTTGCTTATGCCAATTTACTCGTGCTAAAAAATATGGTAAAATTACCTGAGGCTCTTAGAGGAAAAGAAAAAGGAATAGAAAGAGAGCAAGAAGTTGAAGTTGAAACGAAATACAAAACTAACCTAAAATCTAAACACGAAGCTAAATTTAAATTTAACGGCTTTAATTTAGGCAGCCAAAGAGGCACTTCAGTAAATGATATCTTTTATCTTTTAAAAGAAATGATAAAATTTCCTTATCCGGCAGATTATGGACCTCCCAGAGAAGGAGATTTACGGAAAAATATTCTGGATTGCCACTTGATTAAAGATGTTTTAAGGTGGAAGCCACAGTTTGACTTATCATCGGGTTTAGAGAAAACAGTTTGTTGGTTTAAAGAGAATATTCGTTAA